Proteins from a genomic interval of Zingiber officinale cultivar Zhangliang chromosome 1B, Zo_v1.1, whole genome shotgun sequence:
- the LOC122026889 gene encoding peroxidase P7-like yields the protein MLCFVALFCCAAIDGQLSATFYGSTCPNLPSIVRSGMSQAVNRERRVGASMLRLFFHDCFVNGCDASVLLDDTPTITGEKNARPNANSLHGFEVVDAIKSAVEAACPTTVSCADILALAARDSVVLLGGPTWTVTLGRRDATTASQSAANTNLPSTTSSLSQLIATFAGKGLSARDMTALSGAHTVGLAYCANYRAHIYNDTNIDPGFASLRRQNCPPTQGDGDGAAAPLDAQTPMAFDNAYFRDLMAQRSLLHTDQELFNGGSQDALVQQYSTNAAAFFTDFAAAMGTMGNISPLTGSQGEIRINCRRVNGYD from the exons ATGCTCTGTTTTGTTGCTCTGTTTTGCTGCGCTGCCATCGACGGCCAGCTTTCTGCAACGTTCTACGGCAGTACGTGCCCGAATCTGCCGAGCATTGTGAGGTCGGGAATGAGCCAAGCTGTGAACAGAGAGCGAAGAGTGGGCGCTTCCATGCTCAGGCTTTTCTTCCATGATTGCTTCGTCAAC GGATGTGATGCGTCGGTTCTCCTGGATGACACGCCGACCATCACCGGAGAGAAGAACGCCCGCCCAAATGCCAACTCCCTTCACGGCTTCGAAGTCGTCGACGCCATCAAATCCGCCGTCGAAGCTGCCTGCCCGACCACTGTCTCCTGCGCCGACATACTCGCGCTAGCTGCCCGGGACAGCGTTGTTCTG CTTGGTGGCCCGACATGGACCGTAACACTGGGTCGCCGGGACGCCACCACCGCCAGCCAGAGCGCAGCCAACACCAACCTCCCTAGCACGACATCCAGCCTTTCTCAGCTCATCGCCACCTTTGCCGGCAAGGGTTTGAGCGCCCGCGACATGACCGCGCTCTCAGGTGCGCACACCGTCGGCCTAGCCTACTGTGCTAACTACCGTGCCCACATCTACAACGACACCAACATCGACCCTGGCTTCGCATCCCTGCGTCGACAGAACTGCCCGCCAACACAGGGCGACGGCGACGGGGCTGCAGCCCCGTTGGACGCCCAGACTCCGATGGCTTTTGACAACGCCTATTTCCGGGATTTGATGGCGCAGCGGAGCCTGCTGCACACGGACCAGGAGCTCTTCAATGGTGGGTCACAGGATGCGTTGGTGCAGCAATACAGCACCAACGCAGCGGCATTCTTCACCGACTTTGCGGCAGCCATGGGGACGATGGGAAACATCAGCCCGTTGACCGGATCGCAGGGCGAGATCAGGATAAATTGCAGGAGGGTCAACGGGTATGATTAA
- the LOC122050388 gene encoding protein transport protein Sec61 subunit beta-like: MVANAGGPPRGSAAAAASLRRRRTAGGGGAAAGGGASTMLQFYTDDAAGARMSPNTVLFMSIGFIAVVALLHVFGKLYIRH, from the coding sequence ATGGTGGCTAATGCTGGAGGTCCGCCCAGAGGAAGTGCAGCAGCTGCTGCGAGCTTGCGTAGGCGGAGAACGGCAGGTGGTGGTGGTGCAGCTGCCGGCGGAGGTGCCAGTACGATGCTCCAGTTCTACACTGATGATGCTGCTGGTGCTAGGATGTCTCCCAACACTGTTCTCTTCATGAGCATTGGATTTATTGCTGTCGTCGCCCTTCTTCATGTTTTCGGTAAACTCTACATTCGTCATTAG